One Acidimicrobiia bacterium genomic window carries:
- a CDS encoding response regulator transcription factor, whose translation MIADDHALFRQALKTVLDDEPDLELVGEANDGEEAVRMAEEHVPDVVLMDVRMPKMAGIEAARRLKDSLPTTKVVMLTVSDDEEDLFDAIKAGASGYLLKEINPDEVARAIRQIQAGQSLLSPSMASKLLTEFATMTKRAEERPYHPRLTEREMEVLRLVAEGKTNREIGKDLHISENTVKNHIRNILEKLHLNSRMEAVIYAVREKLLEIE comes from the coding sequence ATGATCGCCGACGACCACGCGCTGTTCCGTCAGGCTCTGAAGACCGTCCTCGACGACGAGCCCGATCTCGAGCTGGTGGGGGAGGCGAACGACGGCGAGGAGGCGGTGCGGATGGCGGAGGAGCACGTCCCCGACGTCGTCCTCATGGACGTCCGGATGCCGAAGATGGCCGGCATCGAGGCCGCGCGCCGCCTGAAGGATTCGCTGCCGACGACCAAGGTCGTGATGCTGACCGTCTCGGACGACGAAGAGGACCTCTTCGACGCGATCAAGGCCGGAGCGTCCGGCTACCTGCTGAAGGAGATCAACCCCGACGAGGTCGCCCGGGCCATCCGACAGATCCAGGCCGGCCAGTCGTTGCTGTCGCCGTCCATGGCCTCGAAGCTGCTGACCGAGTTCGCCACGATGACCAAGCGGGCCGAGGAGCGGCCCTACCACCCGCGCCTGACCGAGCGCGAGATGGAGGTCCTCAGGCTGGTCGCCGAAGGCAAGACCAACCGCGAGATCGGCAAGGACCTCCACATCTCCGAGAACACGGTCAAGAATCACATCCGTAACATCCTCGAGAAGCTCCACCTCAACTCGCGCATGGAGGCCGTGATCTACGCGGTGCGCGAGAAGCTCCTCGAGATCGAGTAG